The following are encoded together in the Novipirellula galeiformis genome:
- a CDS encoding sigma-54-dependent transcriptional regulator, with product MNSNDPSTLLIVDDDALILQVMKLCLPEPDYHVITAETAAKGLELFAEHKPDAVLLDIQLPDQSGLAALHEFRERDRRVPVILMTGHGTAETAIRAMSGGAFEYVTKPFEPDDILPVIDSALETSRMARKPAVLPSEDRLGEDDTKADRVLGDCPAMVEVFRSIGRVASRDVAVLILGETGTGKEVVARAIYQHSQRHDQIFHAINCAAIPENLLESELFGHERGAFTGAEQRHVGKFEVCNGGTLFLDEIGDMTPRMQTKLLRVLQEKEFERVGGSKTIQTDVRIIAATNRDVEAAISDNSFRSDLYYRLNEFTLYLPPLRERGEDIRIMIEYFFTRFAKSLGKEVVSIAPETMAAMMLHSWPGNVRELQGVIKQTLLKASGPVIVPAFLPSGFVGHGDDGLGRSIGGGAWQAGLRSHVAWLFAEGSHTIAADIHDAVDREILAEVLHATQGNVSAASNRLGISRPTLRNRIKQLDRNTEGGKER from the coding sequence ATGAATTCAAACGATCCGAGTACCTTGTTGATTGTCGATGACGACGCATTGATACTGCAGGTGATGAAGCTCTGCTTGCCGGAGCCGGATTATCACGTCATTACCGCCGAAACCGCGGCCAAGGGGCTTGAGCTGTTTGCTGAACACAAACCCGACGCGGTGTTGTTGGACATCCAACTGCCCGATCAATCAGGCTTGGCGGCGCTGCATGAATTTCGCGAGCGTGATCGACGCGTGCCGGTGATTTTGATGACCGGGCATGGGACCGCCGAAACCGCAATCAGGGCGATGAGCGGCGGGGCCTTTGAGTATGTCACCAAACCGTTCGAACCGGATGATATTCTGCCAGTCATCGATTCGGCGTTGGAAACCAGTCGGATGGCGCGAAAGCCCGCGGTGTTGCCTTCGGAAGACCGTCTGGGAGAGGACGATACGAAAGCCGATCGGGTACTTGGGGATTGCCCGGCGATGGTCGAAGTGTTTCGATCGATAGGACGGGTGGCCTCACGCGACGTCGCGGTCTTGATTCTGGGCGAGACCGGGACGGGCAAAGAGGTGGTGGCACGTGCGATCTATCAGCATAGCCAACGTCACGACCAAATCTTTCATGCGATTAATTGTGCCGCGATTCCAGAAAACTTGCTCGAGAGTGAGTTGTTCGGACACGAGCGAGGGGCGTTTACGGGCGCCGAGCAGCGACACGTTGGCAAATTCGAAGTCTGTAACGGGGGGACGTTATTCTTAGACGAAATCGGCGACATGACGCCACGCATGCAAACCAAGCTATTGCGAGTGCTGCAGGAAAAAGAATTTGAACGGGTGGGAGGGAGCAAGACGATCCAAACCGATGTTCGTATCATTGCGGCGACAAATCGGGATGTCGAAGCAGCGATCTCCGACAACAGCTTCCGCAGCGATCTCTATTACCGTCTGAATGAGTTCACCCTCTATTTGCCACCGCTGCGAGAACGCGGCGAAGACATCCGGATCATGATCGAGTACTTTTTCACGCGGTTTGCGAAATCCCTCGGCAAAGAAGTTGTCTCCATTGCGCCCGAGACGATGGCGGCCATGATGCTGCACTCCTGGCCCGGCAACGTCCGCGAACTGCAAGGGGTGATCAAGCAAACGCTGTTGAAGGCCAGTGGCCCGGTGATCGTTCCGGCATTCTTGCCGAGTGGCTTTGTTGGGCATGGCGACGACGGCTTGGGAAGATCGATCGGCGGGGGGGCGTGGCAAGCGGGGCTGCGTTCTCACGTCGCGTGGCTATTCGCAGAAGGCTCGCACACGATCGCTGCGGACATTCACGACGCAGTGGATCGCGAAATCTTGGCAGAGGTCCTGCACGCGACACAAGGAAACGTTAGCGCGGCCAGTAACCGATTGGGGATCAGTCGACCGACGTTGCGAAATCGGATCAAGCAACTCGATCGAAACACCGAGGGTGGCAAAGAGCGTTGA
- a CDS encoding RimK family alpha-L-glutamate ligase, translated as MNLGIISCAPRCYSTRRLMAAAKERGYKASVVNTLKCSIDLQPGKPDLYYKGKPLGGFDAMIPRIGASITYFGTAVVRQLEQMNVFVANSSAGIANSRDKLRSLQMLSRHHIGMPRTTFVRDRGDVIPAIQRIGGAPVIIKLLEGTQGVGVILADTIKVAEAIIETLQTAKQNVLVQSFVAESKGRDVRAFVVGDRVIGAMRRVAQGDEFRSNVHRGGLVEAVELDDEYRETAIRASQIMGLRVAGVDMLEGKNGPQVMEVNSSPGLEGIERATKMDIAGAIIEYCAAHVDFPEMDIRQRLTVSRGYGVCELVVPEGSHFVGMTITDGEFIDRDINVLTLYRGKTVIPNPKHSRMLEAGDRLLCFGKQEAMKDLVPKKTRKKRAPVVRSLDPAMIDEASAPPTYQ; from the coding sequence ATGAATCTTGGCATCATTTCTTGCGCCCCGCGTTGTTACAGCACCCGACGACTGATGGCTGCGGCCAAGGAACGCGGCTACAAGGCGTCGGTGGTCAACACGTTAAAGTGTTCGATCGATCTACAACCCGGCAAGCCAGATTTGTATTACAAAGGTAAGCCGCTGGGTGGATTTGATGCCATGATCCCCCGAATCGGAGCCAGTATCACTTACTTCGGTACCGCGGTGGTCCGTCAGCTTGAGCAGATGAATGTTTTCGTTGCGAACAGCTCCGCGGGGATTGCGAACTCTCGCGACAAACTGCGCAGTCTGCAGATGCTCAGTCGGCATCATATCGGAATGCCTAGGACCACGTTTGTGCGTGATCGCGGCGATGTGATCCCTGCGATTCAGCGGATCGGGGGGGCGCCGGTGATCATTAAACTGTTGGAGGGGACTCAGGGAGTCGGAGTGATTTTGGCAGACACGATCAAAGTCGCCGAAGCGATCATCGAAACATTGCAAACCGCCAAACAGAATGTTTTGGTTCAGAGTTTTGTGGCAGAAAGCAAGGGCCGCGACGTCCGCGCCTTTGTCGTCGGGGACCGAGTCATCGGCGCGATGCGGCGGGTAGCCCAAGGAGACGAGTTTCGCAGTAATGTGCACCGTGGAGGGCTTGTAGAAGCCGTTGAACTCGATGACGAGTATCGCGAAACTGCGATCCGCGCGTCCCAGATCATGGGGCTGCGGGTCGCAGGGGTGGACATGCTCGAGGGCAAAAACGGTCCCCAGGTGATGGAGGTCAACAGCTCTCCGGGGCTAGAGGGAATCGAGCGTGCGACAAAGATGGACATTGCCGGTGCCATCATCGAGTATTGTGCGGCCCACGTCGACTTCCCCGAAATGGACATCCGCCAACGCTTGACCGTCAGCCGCGGTTACGGGGTTTGTGAATTGGTCGTGCCCGAAGGCTCGCACTTCGTGGGCATGACGATCACGGACGGCGAGTTTATCGATCGTGACATCAACGTATTGACACTGTATCGCGGAAAAACGGTTATTCCCAACCCCAAGCATTCGCGTATGCTCGAAGCGGGCGATCGCTTGCTGTGCTTTGGTAAACAAGAGGCGATGAAGGACTTGGTCCCGAAGAAGACTCGCAAGAAACGTGCGCCCGTGGTTCGCTCCCTTGATCCGGCGATGATTGACGAGGCTTCCGCTCCACCGACCTACCAATAG
- a CDS encoding polysaccharide biosynthesis/export family protein: MNRTRMSGGVACTFCMITSMAIVIVGTQTGCRTAASMGLPVSAGSHTLMSDAAKIREAMGHPTNAATELAKLTLPAHRVEAGDVLVIEPNDFDSPVRLSSDQTVQQDGTIELGSYGRLQVAGLSAEEIQNQVQGMVAYHETQKRQTQIALASHRGESSESEAEAIDYGVTVRLVNKESGLFYVMGEVNAPGSYPLVGHETVLDALIAAGGLSDRCNDHKIILTRPQLPGQPRLIMPVCYQHILQMGDVATNYQLMPGDRIYVPSMTIWEDIKQSVRWNGEKSCPHCREYAAKP; this comes from the coding sequence ATGAATAGAACACGAATGAGCGGTGGAGTGGCGTGCACGTTTTGCATGATCACGTCGATGGCGATTGTCATCGTGGGCACGCAAACAGGTTGTCGCACCGCCGCTTCGATGGGACTGCCGGTTTCGGCCGGTTCGCATACCTTGATGTCGGACGCTGCGAAGATTCGCGAAGCGATGGGGCATCCCACGAATGCGGCAACCGAGCTTGCAAAATTGACCCTTCCGGCGCATCGTGTCGAAGCGGGCGATGTGCTCGTGATCGAACCGAACGATTTTGATTCCCCGGTTCGCTTGTCGAGCGACCAAACCGTTCAACAAGACGGTACGATCGAACTAGGGTCGTATGGGCGTTTGCAAGTCGCGGGATTATCAGCCGAAGAAATCCAGAACCAAGTTCAAGGGATGGTCGCCTATCATGAAACACAAAAGCGACAAACTCAAATCGCATTGGCGTCGCATCGCGGTGAGAGTTCCGAAAGCGAAGCCGAAGCGATCGATTACGGCGTCACCGTTCGCTTGGTCAACAAAGAAAGCGGTTTGTTCTATGTGATGGGCGAAGTCAACGCGCCTGGATCCTACCCCTTGGTCGGTCACGAAACGGTCCTCGACGCCCTGATCGCTGCCGGCGGATTGTCCGACCGATGTAACGACCACAAGATCATCTTGACGCGTCCGCAGCTTCCCGGACAACCTCGTTTGATCATGCCCGTCTGTTATCAACACATCCTACAGATGGGTGATGTCGCGACGAATTATCAATTGATGCCGGGCGATCGCATTTATGTTCCCAGTATGACGATCTGGGAAGATATCAAGCAAAGTGTCCGCTGGAATGGCGAAAAGAGCTGTCCTCATTGCCGCGAGTATGCGGCCAAACCGTAG
- a CDS encoding succinylglutamate desuccinylase/aspartoacylase family protein — protein sequence MTKSNMQWFGCDVAPGQAVNTDFEVTESYSSRSVVIPIQIRRGLNPGPTVFATAALHGDELNGTGAIRMLLGDRDWTLHSGTLLLIPVLNVLGFERHSRYLPDRRDLNRCFPGTLGGSMASRLAKVIFDSLIKKCDYGIDMHTAAVRRTNFPNVRADLDHPDCLRMAEAFGAGIILHGKGPKGSLRREATKAGCPTIIIEGGEVWKVESSVVDCMTRGIFNVLKELGMMPGKPDVPDTQAVIRETKWLRAERGGFMSMHVAPGDSVVKGQAIATNSNLLAEDQNRLESPFSGIVIGMTTLPAVQPGEPVVHIGRLANPKSVRRHKKQVAGDEVQRIAHQHLATNIQVTEATGVTEFLEPPQT from the coding sequence ATGACCAAATCAAACATGCAGTGGTTCGGCTGCGACGTAGCACCGGGGCAAGCCGTCAATACCGACTTCGAGGTGACTGAAAGCTACAGCAGCCGAAGTGTGGTGATTCCAATCCAGATACGTCGGGGATTGAATCCAGGGCCCACCGTCTTTGCAACCGCGGCGTTGCATGGAGACGAATTGAATGGAACGGGTGCCATTCGCATGCTGCTTGGCGATCGTGATTGGACGCTACACAGCGGGACGTTATTGCTGATCCCGGTGTTGAATGTACTTGGTTTCGAGCGGCATTCGCGTTATTTGCCGGATCGTCGTGATTTGAATCGCTGTTTCCCTGGAACACTCGGGGGAAGTATGGCGTCGCGGCTTGCAAAAGTGATTTTCGATTCGCTAATCAAAAAATGTGATTACGGCATCGATATGCACACCGCCGCGGTCCGTCGCACCAATTTCCCAAATGTACGAGCCGACTTGGACCACCCCGATTGTTTGCGGATGGCGGAAGCCTTTGGTGCCGGAATTATTTTGCACGGCAAGGGCCCCAAGGGTTCGCTGCGACGCGAGGCCACCAAGGCGGGATGTCCGACCATCATTATCGAGGGGGGAGAGGTTTGGAAAGTGGAATCGTCGGTGGTCGATTGCATGACCCGAGGCATCTTCAATGTGCTGAAGGAACTCGGCATGATGCCCGGCAAACCGGACGTTCCCGACACGCAAGCGGTCATTCGCGAGACCAAGTGGTTGCGTGCCGAGCGAGGTGGGTTCATGTCGATGCACGTCGCTCCGGGCGACAGCGTCGTGAAAGGGCAAGCAATCGCAACAAATAGCAACCTGTTAGCCGAGGATCAAAACCGTCTCGAATCTCCGTTCTCCGGAATCGTGATCGGAATGACCACCTTGCCCGCCGTCCAACCGGGGGAACCGGTCGTTCATATTGGTCGATTGGCGAACCCCAAGTCCGTGCGACGTCACAAAAAACAAGTCGCTGGTGACGAGGTGCAGCGCATCGCCCACCAGCATCTGGCCACGAACATCCAAGTGACTGAAGCGACGGGAGTGACCGAATTTCTCGAACCGCCCCAAACTTAG
- a CDS encoding AsmA-like C-terminal region-containing protein: MCIAFGLLLSLVLLRNPILRFAAVHIGSYTLDASIEIESLELGLTTIQVTGIVLREPAQTGPSQASEPQATVGRVAVKLSPWDGIRKGIWASNVVVDDPCLHLRFDRGGNLISQFPASQGESSESAGTIPIGRLCVNQAKLVVHQDGRDPFSVRDVGVQAEFGDSIQIRTLIPELLGGTVDLRVLVDATTFAGTSSLSVDDVQINTAALQHLPLVPAEINREPVSARGSFAISCQHPGWLDVRAHSVAMKATLSQFDSLNLGTIAERFVLQGDFRNGDLRVAASGNPLGGQAGLEVKANVVDNSVNANIRTQLSECDWKRVAVAFPEIPEFMIACQSNTDLQLHWQDNLIDFQTNSSASASELEWDGISIADVSASLTLTGSFDRSQADPLMGNLTGSISSNGVELSSIGERVNVDTRGNVAGRASFNVSLDNLASMDAYALDAVINSSGVAAKGVSVDDVIVTIGLANGVAKLDMSDVILRDPRQRPLVHATASATVPMADGGIIDSRLQVSLTPTDSIPELLGGPATDFRGELQTQLNASCVLADATRPEAWSATARLDGRELVLSGEPVDEFVAQGTLADGRITIPAFAIRWRENICEWMAHGELRDGLSLVGAIESKAVAIEDMAEVVSRFSGTSLPASGTAGIGGHFSLTTSPFHFSANGEAEIDHARYAGTKIGKARLRWNADPSSFVLTSSSNDLLGGQYQATATARELDWTKTVIEGQFKNIQASRLVAFAGISVPSAGTLEGGLKISSIATGDSLTGKAWLSSNKLSLNRLPIEISNATISVAAGELSASSKGVLAEGRYNASANAQLFSLADFFQRDARPIEQIPLTFEAKLTDLSAQRVMGTLDLPRESRLLQAKVSGDCVRTAAMFDGRRLCSLSGAVENVRWDRRLVSDRITTAIAVHPSRIELEKVDGHFADGRLSGNANVDFSATPSGRFEFAASRVNLRRASAPFSTTDVSGTGTLRVSGRIAPVISGHAEVAVDHAVLAGLKVREARFPIGWSYSPSSQVARWQCRAGVVGVGGGRVHISSQGNYDRSLSMATSIRIERVDSSKLLQGSSAGAGVIDGNVTLQAKRARHPKQFVGRFDLEMSNIKALELPVLDELSSMVSLSPSRPGNGQDGGYVFGRIAGGLVHVDELAISQSTIQVMMAGSATMEGRLDFDVTASTESNGPADQLLEMANSPIMMATAAPIAMVAKANELLKDRVVHVHVGGTSARPTLRLQPGKQLSQDAVRFFLSSSLGSSVAQAVGPQQRPTRR; the protein is encoded by the coding sequence GTGTGCATTGCATTCGGCCTGTTGTTGTCGCTCGTCCTGTTGCGAAATCCGATCTTACGATTTGCAGCGGTTCACATCGGATCCTACACGCTTGACGCGTCCATCGAAATCGAGTCGCTTGAATTAGGCCTGACGACGATTCAGGTGACCGGCATTGTCCTGCGTGAGCCTGCACAGACCGGACCCTCTCAAGCTAGCGAGCCGCAAGCCACCGTCGGGCGTGTCGCCGTCAAGTTGTCGCCATGGGATGGGATCCGTAAGGGCATCTGGGCCAGCAATGTGGTCGTTGACGATCCCTGTTTGCATCTGCGTTTTGATCGCGGTGGCAACTTGATTTCGCAGTTCCCGGCGAGCCAGGGGGAGTCAAGCGAATCAGCTGGCACGATTCCCATTGGCCGGCTTTGCGTCAACCAGGCAAAGCTAGTGGTGCATCAAGATGGCCGCGATCCTTTTTCAGTTAGGGATGTTGGTGTTCAGGCCGAGTTTGGCGACTCGATCCAGATTCGCACGCTGATTCCCGAGCTACTTGGTGGCACCGTTGATCTGCGTGTCCTTGTCGATGCGACCACGTTCGCAGGCACCAGCAGCCTCAGCGTCGACGACGTACAAATCAATACCGCTGCGTTACAGCACTTGCCGTTGGTGCCAGCGGAAATTAATCGCGAACCTGTTTCCGCTCGCGGGTCGTTTGCCATTTCGTGTCAACACCCCGGTTGGCTTGACGTTCGCGCTCACTCGGTAGCGATGAAGGCTACCCTTTCGCAATTCGATTCACTGAATCTCGGTACGATTGCGGAGCGTTTCGTCTTGCAGGGAGACTTCCGTAATGGCGATTTGCGAGTCGCTGCGTCTGGGAATCCGTTGGGCGGTCAAGCCGGCTTGGAAGTTAAAGCCAACGTGGTCGACAATTCGGTGAACGCGAACATTCGCACCCAGTTGAGCGAGTGCGATTGGAAACGAGTCGCAGTTGCGTTTCCGGAAATCCCTGAGTTTATGATCGCTTGTCAATCCAATACGGACCTTCAACTCCATTGGCAAGACAATTTGATTGACTTTCAAACAAACTCGAGTGCATCCGCTAGCGAATTGGAATGGGATGGCATCTCCATCGCCGATGTCAGCGCATCGTTAACATTAACAGGTTCGTTTGACCGCTCTCAAGCCGATCCGTTGATGGGGAATTTAACCGGATCGATTTCGTCCAACGGAGTGGAACTGTCATCGATAGGGGAACGCGTTAACGTTGACACGCGTGGAAACGTTGCCGGGCGTGCGTCGTTTAATGTTTCGTTAGACAATCTCGCGTCGATGGATGCTTACGCCTTGGATGCGGTAATCAATTCGTCCGGCGTAGCGGCGAAGGGCGTCTCGGTGGACGATGTCATCGTGACGATTGGCTTGGCAAACGGCGTTGCCAAGTTGGACATGTCGGACGTCATACTACGCGATCCTCGCCAACGCCCCCTGGTTCATGCGACGGCTTCGGCAACCGTGCCGATGGCTGATGGCGGGATCATCGATTCTCGCTTGCAAGTTTCGCTGACACCTACCGATTCGATTCCTGAATTGCTGGGGGGTCCCGCAACGGATTTCCGTGGTGAACTACAGACTCAACTCAATGCATCATGTGTGTTGGCCGATGCAACGCGGCCCGAAGCGTGGAGTGCGACGGCACGTCTAGACGGTCGTGAGCTTGTGCTCAGTGGCGAGCCGGTTGATGAGTTCGTCGCCCAGGGGACGCTAGCGGACGGCAGAATTACGATCCCAGCGTTTGCCATTCGGTGGCGAGAAAATATTTGCGAATGGATGGCCCACGGTGAACTCCGCGATGGTCTCTCGTTGGTTGGAGCGATCGAATCCAAGGCGGTTGCGATTGAGGATATGGCGGAGGTCGTGTCGCGGTTCTCTGGGACTTCACTTCCGGCGTCAGGGACGGCTGGGATCGGGGGACATTTCTCGCTGACGACCTCGCCGTTTCATTTCTCTGCAAACGGCGAGGCTGAGATCGATCACGCACGCTACGCCGGAACCAAAATTGGGAAAGCTCGCTTGCGGTGGAATGCAGACCCATCATCGTTCGTGTTGACCAGTTCATCTAACGATTTACTCGGCGGACAGTATCAAGCTACCGCGACGGCGCGAGAGTTGGATTGGACCAAAACGGTGATCGAAGGTCAGTTCAAAAACATCCAAGCATCCCGGCTCGTGGCCTTTGCCGGAATCTCGGTTCCGTCGGCGGGGACACTCGAGGGTGGTTTGAAAATCAGCTCCATCGCGACGGGCGACTCGCTCACCGGAAAAGCGTGGCTGAGTAGTAACAAGCTTTCGCTAAACCGATTGCCGATCGAAATCAGCAATGCAACGATCTCCGTCGCGGCCGGGGAATTGTCGGCTTCCAGTAAGGGCGTCTTGGCCGAGGGGCGTTACAACGCCTCAGCCAATGCCCAACTTTTCTCACTTGCCGATTTCTTTCAGCGCGATGCGAGACCGATAGAACAAATTCCGTTGACCTTCGAAGCCAAATTGACCGATTTGTCGGCCCAACGCGTGATGGGGACGCTCGATTTGCCCCGAGAATCCCGTTTGTTGCAAGCCAAGGTTTCCGGCGACTGTGTCCGTACCGCTGCGATGTTTGATGGCCGACGATTGTGCAGTCTCAGTGGTGCCGTGGAGAACGTTCGCTGGGACCGCAGACTGGTTTCGGACCGGATCACGACGGCAATCGCAGTACACCCGAGCCGGATCGAACTGGAGAAAGTTGACGGGCATTTTGCCGATGGCAGACTTTCTGGAAACGCAAATGTCGATTTTTCAGCGACTCCTTCGGGGCGATTTGAGTTTGCCGCAAGTCGTGTGAATCTGCGCCGCGCGTCCGCCCCCTTTTCAACGACGGATGTCTCGGGAACGGGGACGCTGCGTGTGAGCGGACGGATTGCTCCGGTGATTTCCGGGCACGCCGAAGTGGCGGTCGACCACGCCGTGTTAGCGGGTTTGAAGGTGCGTGAGGCACGCTTCCCTATCGGATGGTCCTACTCTCCCTCGTCCCAGGTCGCCCGTTGGCAATGTCGTGCCGGGGTCGTCGGTGTTGGCGGTGGACGCGTTCACATCTCTTCACAAGGTAACTACGACCGCAGTTTGTCGATGGCTACGTCGATCCGGATTGAGCGAGTTGATAGCTCCAAGCTGCTTCAAGGCTCCTCGGCCGGTGCGGGAGTGATCGATGGAAACGTAACGCTTCAAGCCAAACGGGCGCGTCACCCCAAACAATTTGTCGGTCGCTTCGACTTGGAAATGTCCAACATCAAAGCGTTAGAATTGCCGGTCTTGGACGAATTGTCGTCAATGGTCAGTCTGAGTCCATCGCGACCGGGCAACGGGCAAGACGGGGGCTACGTGTTTGGACGCATCGCCGGTGGCTTGGTGCACGTGGACGAACTTGCGATTTCGCAAAGCACCATTCAAGTCATGATGGCGGGTAGCGCTACGATGGAGGGACGATTGGACTTCGACGTCACCGCCAGCACGGAATCCAATGGGCCTGCGGATCAGTTACTGGAGATGGCGAATTCGCCAATCATGATGGCCACCGCAGCCCCGATTGCGATGGTGGCCAAAGCCAATGAGTTGTTAAAAGACCGAGTCGTCCATGTTCATGTGGGGGGCACGTCGGCGCGTCCAACGTTGCGACTGCAACCAGGAAAACAGCTGAGCCAGGACGCAGTGCGATTCTTTTTGTCGAGTAGTTTGGGCTCGAGTGTGGCTCAAGCCGTGGGCCCGCAACAACGTCCCACGCGAAGGTAA
- a CDS encoding PAS domain-containing sensor histidine kinase, with the protein MTRWLRTNGFAIAVIVTVLTILISCLIAFRALDDLPNSHREIVNTEEQIGRLSSLRFSLGTAASRLRALTLGGDEQDHRELVEAIARCEQLLEVLDGVTLADPLEPILKECQIYLSEIRPHASNATSLSVSDKTRLRDRATQLRARLEAIRLANQDYLAGKRIAAERERREAVWALIGGHALMLALVGLLYVARRGEQRLRQLADLRTLEADERFALIVRGSSDGIILTDERGRILMTNPAFEQMFQSDEASLKGTAIGSLLTTTVIDEWLANRLNHGDRESTLSRRVKAMRPNGSRLHTELTITPQTIRDQEFLAISVRDVSEREASRLRLKQHEALLSEILEPLHILDAVGRVVYWNRGAQHLYGFEAREVIGQTANDLLRIVPPRGNDNNIHAVEYAEAERWSGELMARTKAGKGLRIERRRTRIREANETIGEVVLDLDLGERNRLQQVERRRQRLESLGTLASGIAHDLNNLLTPILMSCRMLQRKNANVDRDALLETIGSGASRGADLIAQLLTFARGGEGEQRPIRVDEIIPEVAAILQATLPPGIKLETQIGSGLSQVLGDATEISQVVMNLAINARDAMSASGELKISVSPITLATERSYAYATLQPGDYLSITVSDTGTGIPKNLRERMFDPFFTTKERGQGTGLGLSTTIGIVRSHEGAVEVRSTVGQGTRISVILPALPHSYIESLRGE; encoded by the coding sequence TTGACCCGTTGGCTACGCACAAACGGTTTTGCGATCGCCGTGATCGTGACCGTGTTGACGATTTTGATATCATGTTTGATCGCGTTTCGGGCGCTCGACGACTTGCCGAATTCGCACCGCGAGATTGTCAACACCGAAGAACAAATCGGGCGACTTTCGAGTCTACGTTTTTCGCTCGGAACGGCTGCTTCTCGGCTGCGAGCACTGACACTCGGGGGTGACGAACAAGACCATCGCGAGCTCGTCGAAGCGATCGCTCGCTGCGAGCAGTTGCTCGAGGTGCTTGACGGTGTCACGTTGGCCGATCCGCTCGAGCCGATCTTGAAGGAATGTCAGATCTATCTCAGCGAGATTCGTCCACACGCCTCCAATGCAACCTCGTTGAGTGTCAGCGACAAGACTCGACTGCGCGATCGGGCGACTCAATTGCGAGCGAGACTCGAGGCGATCCGATTAGCAAATCAGGACTATTTGGCTGGCAAACGAATCGCGGCCGAGCGAGAGCGACGCGAAGCCGTTTGGGCCTTGATCGGCGGCCACGCGCTGATGCTCGCCTTGGTCGGCTTACTCTATGTGGCACGCCGCGGCGAACAACGACTGCGACAACTCGCGGATCTGCGAACCCTCGAAGCGGACGAACGGTTTGCGTTGATCGTACGCGGGTCGTCGGATGGAATTATCTTGACCGACGAGCGAGGTCGCATCCTGATGACAAACCCAGCGTTCGAACAAATGTTCCAGTCCGATGAAGCGTCACTCAAAGGCACCGCGATAGGATCGCTGTTGACGACCACGGTGATTGACGAGTGGTTAGCCAATCGCTTGAACCACGGCGATCGCGAAAGCACGCTATCGCGACGTGTCAAAGCGATGCGTCCCAATGGCTCGCGACTACATACCGAATTGACCATCACCCCGCAAACGATTCGTGATCAAGAGTTTTTGGCGATCTCGGTACGGGACGTCTCCGAACGCGAAGCGTCGCGTCTGCGGCTAAAGCAGCACGAGGCTTTGTTGAGCGAAATCTTGGAGCCGCTGCACATCCTCGACGCCGTCGGTCGGGTGGTGTATTGGAATCGCGGTGCACAACATTTATATGGTTTCGAGGCACGCGAGGTGATTGGTCAAACGGCCAATGATTTGTTGCGTATTGTCCCGCCCCGGGGGAACGACAATAACATTCACGCGGTCGAGTACGCCGAGGCGGAGCGTTGGTCGGGAGAATTGATGGCCCGCACCAAGGCTGGAAAAGGGCTGCGGATCGAACGTCGACGCACGCGGATACGCGAAGCCAATGAAACGATTGGCGAAGTGGTGCTGGATTTGGATCTGGGTGAACGCAATCGGTTACAACAAGTCGAACGTCGCCGGCAACGACTCGAAAGTTTGGGCACGCTGGCAAGCGGGATCGCTCATGATTTGAACAATTTGCTGACGCCGATCTTGATGAGTTGTCGGATGTTGCAACGCAAAAATGCCAACGTCGACCGCGACGCCCTGCTAGAGACGATCGGAAGTGGGGCCAGTCGGGGAGCCGATTTGATTGCTCAACTGTTGACGTTCGCTCGGGGAGGCGAGGGGGAGCAGCGGCCCATTCGCGTCGACGAAATCATCCCTGAAGTTGCGGCGATATTGCAAGCAACGTTGCCTCCGGGCATCAAGTTGGAGACACAAATCGGTTCGGGACTTTCCCAGGTGCTCGGAGATGCAACCGAGATTAGCCAAGTGGTTATGAATCTCGCCATCAATGCTCGCGATGCGATGTCGGCCAGCGGCGAGTTGAAAATCTCGGTCTCCCCGATCACGTTGGCGACCGAACGTTCATACGCTTACGCCACCCTGCAACCGGGTGATTATCTCTCGATCACCGTGTCCGATACCGGGACGGGGATCCCCAAAAATCTTCGCGAACGCATGTTCGATCCATTCTTTACGACCAAAGAACGGGGCCAGGGAACCGGACTGGGGTTAAGTACCACGATCGGCATCGTGCGCAGCCACGAGGGTGCGGTCGAGGTGCGTTCGACGGTCGGCCAGGGGACGCGAATTTCGGTTATCTTGCCAGCGCTGCCACACTCGTATATTGAAAGTCTGAGGGGCGAATGA